The following are from one region of the Anomaloglossus baeobatrachus isolate aAnoBae1 chromosome 1, aAnoBae1.hap1, whole genome shotgun sequence genome:
- the RMI1 gene encoding recQ-mediated genome instability protein 1 isoform X1: protein MSTCADRVKAWLSSTWHIKVPDPWLEACISWIQEENGGSSMSQAVINKQVFDQWLLTDLRDLEQQVLPAGVLDSLKFELSGFYAIQIDSLVDVSQPAYSQLQKLRGRENSNDQVTATTQATQHSWESKPSRLLMLQLTDGIQNIQGMEYQTVQVLHAGLPPGTKILLQGTMSCRLGVLLLKSENVKVLGGEVEALVAEHAQDKVLSRLIGVEDDPVPQRTPVENQSTARPQEAIVEAMDLSDEDLLAGLNESEEFTINNTVPDSGYDTRRETSNHSSNILYLDHQRTQVSDIRRTYVTASNENISAADTLDEAYDFDDDLFLEEEIQREIEEMAFIQPEISHHSSREIVMSSAIATSTPSTKQTPIPEVVPCQLDLPPFTYLSTVLTYPSTTVKCVKLKSFIVTLNGNLTSSSGIWSIKAKISDGTGYLDVEFSNEVLTKLIGFSVPEMKSLKRDPSQQHKLLDGLQKCQTMLTDFCGIMTVSYNPTTSEACVISLQEVTEEMSVSLRKRLNP, encoded by the coding sequence ATGAGTACTTGTGCTGATAGAGTGAAGGCATGGCTGTCATCGACTTGGCATATTAAAGTTCCAGATCCATGGTTAGAAGCCTGCATTAGCTGGATTCAGGAAGAAAATGGAGGCTCTTCAATGTCTCAGGCTGTAATCAATAAACAAGTTTTTGATCAATGGCTACTTACTGACTTAAGAGACTTGGAACAGCAAGTTCTGCCAGCAGGTGTCTTGGATTCCCTTAAATTTGAACTAAGTGGGTTTTATGCGATACAGATAGATTCCTTAGTTGATGTCAGCCAACCTGCATACTCTCAGCTGCAGAAATTGAGAGGAAGAGAAAACTCAAATGATCAGGTTACAGCTACAACTCAAGCAACGCAACATTCTTGGGAATCAAAACCATCCCGATTGCTCATGCTACAGTTAACGGATGGAATTCAGAACATTCAAGGAATGGAGTACCAAACTGTCCAAGTACTTCATGCTGGACTTCCACCAGGAACAAAGATCCTGTTACAGGGTACTATGTCTTGCCGTCTAGGTGTTCTGCTCCTTAAATCAGAAAATGTGAAAGTTCTCGGAGGCGAAGTGGAAGCTCTGGTGGCAGAACATGCACAAGATAAAGTTCTTTCGAGATTGATTGGTGTGGAAGATGATCCTGTGCCCCAACGAACACCAGTGGAAAATCAAAGTACAGCAAGGCCACAAGAGGCAATTGTAGAAGCAATGGACTTATCAGATGAAGATCTACTAGCCGGTCTTAATGAGAGTGAGGAATTCACAATCAATAATACAGTTCCTGACAGTGGCTACGACACTAGACGTGAAACTTCAAATCACAGTTCAAATATTTTATACTTGGATCATCAAAGGACACAGGTATCCGATATTAGGCGCACATATGTCACAGCTTCCAATGAAAACATTTCAGCTGCAGATACTTTGGATGAGGCTTATGATTTCGATGATGATTTATTTTTAGAGGAAGAAATTCAAAGAGAAATAGAAGAGATGGCTTTTATTCAGCCTGAAATCTCCCACCATTCATCTAGAGAAATAGTTATGTCTTCAGCAATCGCTACCAGTACTCCATCGACTAAACAAACGCCGATACCTGAAGTAGTTCCTTGTCAACTAGATCTTCCCCCATTTACCTATTTGTCAACCGTATTGACTTACCCAAGTACTACTGTCAAATGTGTAAAGTTAAAGTCCTTTATTGTTACTTTAAATGGAAACCTCACCAGCAGTAGTGGCATCTGGAGTATAAAAGCTAAGATATCTGATGGCACTGGATACCTAGATGTTGAGTTTAGCAATGAAGTGCTTACAAAACTTATAGGGTTTTCGGTGCCTGAAATGAAAAGCCTTAAAAGGGATCCTAGCCAGCAGCATAAACTGTTAGATGGCCTTCAGAAGTGTCAGACAATGCTGACCGATTTCTGTGGCATAATGACAGTCTCATACAACCCTACAACATCTGAAGCATGTGTGATCTCTTTACAAGAGGTCACTGAAGAAATGAGTGTAAGTTTGAGGAAAAGGTTAAATCCGTAA